Below is a genomic region from Candidatus Dormiibacterota bacterium.
CTACAACGGCGTGGTAGATGTAGTAGAGCATCCTCGTGGCTGAAATGGCGCGGGACGAGTTGGTATCAGAGATGCTGCCCCGGCTTACGGGTCGGTCGACTGAGACTGTGCGCCGCTGGGTTTGGGCGGGAAAGCTCCGTGCTCGGAAGAGCGGAAAGCGACTCCTCGTTCTGCGAGGTGATTTGGAGGCCTTGGCCGGCAGCGACCGAAAGATCCTCTCGCTTCGCGAATGGCAAGCCATTGCGAAAAGGGCGCTGAGGCGCCCAACGGTGGG
It encodes:
- a CDS encoding helix-turn-helix domain-containing protein; this translates as MLPRLTGRSTETVRRWVWAGKLRARKSGKRLLVLRGDLEALAGSDRKILSLREWQAIAKRALRRPTVGRSASDLVLDDRKDRSRESNAGR